The Oncorhynchus mykiss isolate Arlee chromosome Y, USDA_OmykA_1.1, whole genome shotgun sequence genomic sequence GTTTAGTTCTGAGCAGAACCAACATTTTTGTTCTACCTTTCCACTGTCCCGATCAGcataataaagttctgaaccggttcgaACCAGAATAAAGTACCGTTTTTTATCGTCCCTTTATGTTCCTTTTTTAACTTGTGACATTTAACCCCCATCCCACCCCCCCACCTCATACCTCGAGGGCCCCCATCTTGACAGTGGAGAGTATTTATTTTGTGGAGttaatatcctgcaattctatacattttgccatggggtggagagaagattTAGAAATATTATAAGTAtactgcaattctactcattttgcaaTCGGGTGGTGATACATTTTTGAaattttaaagcacattttctgacattctacacattttgccatgacttatgccatgttaaagtaattgtccagtgaaaatctcacttttaaaagttaacatattctgttaactcatacccaggAAATGTTGATGACTCGTCCTATATTTGTGGCCAAAACATAAATTGGAGAAAAACCACAACTCAAAACTTTTTACAATGCTTGCTATATGACGTCTTACTCCTGATTAGGATGAGCTGACCAATCAGTGGTCTACTCGCATGAATATTATTAATGACCTGTATgcatccacaccattctgataTGCTACACCATTCCAACACAAGCAGATTTTTAACATACTTCATTAAAATATTTTGGGAAgtaaaactatttcactcatattgtaagtaattataggtcatattcactgaaatatgatatctgagtgactaATAACATCAATGGGGCCCCCTGTAGGTCAGAACCCCTCTGCCCTCTGTGACCGGTCGGTAATTTAGTTTAGATGGCTGGTTAGACTAACTTACCAAGTTCACGGTGCACTAAGTGTTTGCTTATGTGGCTTATGCCTAAGGCTGGCCCTGATTAACGGACAGACAAGTGAAGGGCGCAAGATGCGACTCAAATTTTTgcggagtgtggagagagagagagcgagagagacaggtggaCATGGAGGTTTTAAGAGTTAATATGGAGGAACTGTGAACATCCGAGACTTGGCTCAACAACGAGGCTAGCTcaacgccctggaccagagctagctgaCAAGTATGTGTGTGCAGCAACACCAGAATTTAAAACACATCTAACCTTTTTGTTGATAATAAATCCAATGTAAAACGTGATAACTAGAGTATCATTAACTACCCTAGAAAACTagctggcaggcagacagacaatgTGAGGAGAAGTTTCTGGTTGACAGAGTGAGTGCTTTGCATAGGTGCTTTGATGTCATTTTTTTGTGGGACTGAAGAAAAAATGCTTGGAATGTAAAATAACGTTAATAACCAGTTCCCAATGATTTTAAATAATGGTTATGTTCCAGAACACTATAGATCACTTTCGTAATCGGTTCCATTTCTGTTCTTCAAAAAATTACATTATTTTTCAGTTTTCGTCTCTGTTCCCTGAACCGATTCCAACCCCTGATAACTATGCATTAGTCATTTATTTTGCAGAAGGGAAATTAATTATTGTAAATGTAAAAATCAGGAAAGCAAGAAAATAATTCCCTAGTAATCATCTTCCCTGTTTTCCACAATCAGTGTCTCTCAATGGTCCAAAAATATGTACTTTCAACTTCCATAAGTATTTTCAACTTTCAGAATCAAAAATATACCTGATTTCAACGtctggaaaatacgtattttctaCTTTCCTTCAGAATAGAAAATGAGTCTGATTTCAAAGTCCAGAAAATAAGTTTTCAATGTCAAGAAAATACGTATTTCCAACACCTGAAACATACGtattttcacctttcattcagaacctaaaaTTAACATAACTTCAACTTGAATTTTGTTACTGGGATAGTACATGCTTATGCTATACCAAGATGTGAATGGGTGACTAATCACATAATAAACCAACACAACAAGATATTGTGCTGTGGGGAAAGAACCATATTTAAAAATATTCCTAAAGAGTCAAGTTTACCCTCAAGGGCCTCTCTCTATGTGGTTGGTTTGACTCTCTGAAATAATACCTTCACAgcgtctgcatcccaaatgggccctggtaaaaagtggTGCAATATAGGGAACATGGTGCGATTTGGAGCACCCACCGCCTGTGTCCTCTCTGTGCCCTGAATGTCTATTGCACAATATAGGTACATTACATGTATGTGTATTACAGTTCATGCAACAGTACAAATGTTTAACTGTCATTTTTAAATACGGGATACAATCTCCAGGTTATCTGAATACATGTCCCAATGGcacatacagtatgacatgttTAAATCTGGGATACCTTCTCCAGGTCCTCCATGATCAGATCATGCTCCTTTATGTTGCTCCCCGACGACCTCTCGCCTGACGTCCGTCCGACAACTTCCTCCCGGCCCAGCCCCTTCCCGTTCACCAAAGCCAATCCTGACCCTGCCGAGCCGGGCCTGGTGGGCAGATGCAGGTTCTCAGGTAACACTGCATTGCCTTGGATACGACGCGAGTAGATCCCCTGGCGCTCCATGTAGGCGACGCACAGCTGGAACTTAAACGCGGCCTCGAACCCCCGGCGGAAGTTCTCATTGAAGAAGCCGTAGATGATGGGGTTGACGGAGGAGTTGAAGAAGGCCAGCCAGTGGGCCAACGGGTACACGTAGATGTTGATGACACGGTGCTGGTTCGCTGTCAGGCTGGCGTAGTCACTCAGCATCATCAACGTCCAGAGCGGCAGCCACGACAGGATGAAAAGCAACGCCACCATCAGCAGCATCTTGAtcaccctcttcttcttcttcgacACCATCTGACGGTGGTTGTCCAGGCCGGGCTTCGTCCCACCACTGCTGCCACTACTGATTCCCCGGCCTGAGGCGGGTACAGCCATCGTGAAGAGTGTGAATCCGATCCGGACGTACATGATGACAATGAGGGACAGTGGGGCTAGGTAGATGTTAGCAAATAGGACGGTGGTGTAGATCTTCCTCATTTCCTGATTGGGCCAGTTCTCACGGCACCAGTAGATTGGGCGTGTGTTGTTGTAGCCGTCCCCCAGTAGAATCAGGACACGCTGCTCCTTGGTCACCTTGGATAAGATTAGATTTTTAAAAACTAGATTaatttcatttaaattgactttaATGTCCTCAATGAGGCAATTTGGCCAGTAATTTTGCAGCATACAACACACTATAATACATACAAAGTGACAGTCACACAAAAAATAAATTGCTCTGATGCCTACTCAAGCACCTTAAAGACCATGTTGCAAGGTAAATTTGGTTAAAATGTGCCATTAAACTATAATACACACTCCTTGTAGATTGCAATACTCCCAAAGAAGGTAAAACAATTACCCACGGACTGCTAGAGAAAAAAATGTGCGTTCGTAAGCAACGCCCCTCAAGTGCATGACAGAGCCTGTAATTTTGCCTGTGACGTTACACCAGGTGAAGGCTCTGGATCTGACTGGGGCAACTCAGCTGGGAAACATGTCTGTAGAGGAAAGACAGTTTTACAAACAAGTAGCTATTACTTCTTGGCCTGAAGTACTAGACTAAAACCAAAATGATCTACTTGATGGTACTTGTCTTTTTTATATGTGGAAATAATGTTTGGGGGGGTAAAAGCCCTGAACTTTGCATTATGTTGCAAttggtagcagctagctagctggtatCTGGCTTATTCATcctactttactatcaactggaaAGCTGTATTAGGCAGCTTTAGATGTGAGGGGCAAATGCATATATTGGCTAGCTATCTATCTGATAAAAAGTTCATAATTccattagctagctaatttaactAGATTGAGACTGCTGGGGgaaaactagctaacgttagctaactccCACCATCAGTCTCTGCGTTCACCTTAGCTAGCTAATTGGACTGTAGCTTGGTTTCTAGAAAAAAAACTATATATTTGCTAGCTACATTTTAATTACTAGTTGCTGACTATTGAACACTTTTTTATCAAACTTCGTTCCCTGTTTATTGATGCATTGATGATTGAAGAAGTTGGCAATAAAACTGCCCCTTCGATTTCACTGCCAATAGGCTGTGTTGTTTTGGTGTCCTTTGGCTGAATAGGCTTGTGCACATTCAAATTAATTAGCTAAGTTACTGACTGACTAGGCTAATTCTTATTCATGTTATGTTGTTGTATTTCAGTTGGAGAGGGAGTTGATCACTAGAAAGCAGTATGCTAGCagaccagggcccgtattcacaaagcatctcagaggaaAAGTACTGATTTAGGATTAGTTTGACTTTTTAAATCACAATCAATATGATTACATTGACAAGGGTGATCTGGTCTTAGATCACtattcctactctgagacactttgtgaatacagCCCCGGGAAGAAACCATTTGCTCAATACCTTGCACAGCAGTCATTTCACCACATAACCCTATAGGTATTACAGTTAATGCTTATGAACTGAATATTGCATGTGAATCTACATATATTAATGACACTAACAAAAGGGCTGAAATGTTCAGCAACATGTGCAGTGAATGCTAACTTGGCTTTGTTGCTGAAAGGTACATACTGCATTTATTGTAATCTACCTATCAGGCCACTCACATGCTGTGAGATGGGCTGGGTGGTGACACATCTTAAATATTGGGCCCTTCAGTGTAGTGATGGGAAGTTCGgctctttttactgactctgaTCTTTACGACTCATTCAATCAGAAGAGCAAGTATTTTGACTAATTTTATTCATTTGAGTTAGTAATGCACAGAGCAAGCACGGCCCCTACTCGCAAACGATGAACTGAAAACTCGACATAGTCATGATCAGCCTCTAGTTCACCATAATGGGCTTATTGGACCTGCCATTTGTGACAGATTTGTAGAAAGCAGTGTGCTTTAAACAATGTACATTTGTTGATTGCTAGGCATACAAATAAGATTATTTCTTGGTACATTTGAAACAAGGTCTAGTTGTGGCCGCAACtggactagattgtgaacgacTCTTGTTGAATTGCTTGACTGTTCTGAGGGTGATAAGCACAATATCGTTTGCGAACTGCAGCCCCGCAAACAATTTGTTCTGGAGTTTGAGTTTGTTCTACAAAGCTGTGTCCCGCATAACATTCAATAATCCAGTAGATTGGGCGTGTGTTGTTGTAGCCGTCCCCCAGTAGGATCAGGATACGCTGCTCCTTGGTCACCTTGTATAagattagatttttttaaactagatgttttacatttttatttaaattgactttaATGTCCTCAATAAGGCAATTTGGCCAGTCATTTTGCAGCATACAAAACACTATAATACATACAAAGTGACAGACAGTCACACAATAAATAAATTGCTCTGATGCCTACTCAAGCACCTTAAAGACCATGTTGCAAGTTACATTTGGTTTAAATTTGCCAATAAAATATAATAGATGGCAATACTCTCAAAAAAGGTAAAACAACGGGCTGCTACGGGCTGCTAGAGAAAAAAATATGCGCTAGTAAGCAACGCCCCTCAAGTGCATGACAGAGCCTGTAATTTTTCCTGTGACGTTACACCAGGTGAAGGCTCTGGATCTGACTGGGGCAACTCAAAACTCAACTGGGAAACATTTCTGTAGAGGACAGACagctttaggggg encodes the following:
- the LOC110509308 gene encoding neuropeptide FF receptor 2-like, which encodes MTQTLDPNCSNSSEDWNSFYFNSSRDPQYLQNPPYHYTQQNITYVDLYLHEPSVAVVFIVSYLLIFLVCMVGNGVVCFIVLRSKNMRTVTNLFILNLAISDLLVGIFCMPTTLVDNIITGWPFGSLVCKLSGMVQGISVSASVFTLVAIAVDRFRCIIYPFKQKLTISTSTLIIVIIWVLAISIMCPSGVMLQVTKEQRVLILLGDGYNNTRPIYWCRENWPNQEMRKIYTTVLFANIYLAPLSLIVIMYVRIGFTLFTMAVPASGRGISSGSSGGTKPGLDNHRQMVSKKKKRVIKMLLMVALLFILSWLPLWTLMMLSDYASLTANQHRVINIYVYPLAHWLAFFNSSVNPIIYGFFNENFRRGFEAAFKFQLCVAYMERQGIYSRRIQGNAVLPENLHLPTRPGSAGSGLALVNGKGLGREEVVGRTSGERSSGSNIKEHDLIMEDLEKVSQI